The Spirosoma oryzicola region TTTACGAAAATCGGGAGTTTCCTGAGCCCGAAGGATACCGACCGTAAAACTCAGCAACACAATCCCCTGAATCCGATCAAATAAGGAGAATTTCATAAATAGCTCTTTGGGTAGATAACCATGTCCTGACCTTTTTGTCAGATGCTTATCCTCCTTCACAAACGTAAAGTTTTACATTTTCGAAACGCAGTGTCCCCAACTGACAAGAAACTGTCCCCAATCGGAAAGTCCAAGAACTCCGCTTTATGTACTTTTGAGTTATTTCTAACCAGCTAGTTACTCGATTACCGTATACATGCTGATCCTGTTGCGATTCTTTGTACCACTGCACTGGTTTTACTCGTATTATTTTTACCTTTTACTAAATATGTAGCTACACACAATAGTCTTATTTATCGAAAAACATATAAATTGCTCAACTATCCATCACACCTATAGAGTAATTAACTTGCCATGTCTCTTTCATCGTCCTTTGTTACTGGGGATCAGTTTACAAACCTCATTGATGAATTGAGCCAGCTGCCTATCTATAGCATTGGCCGGAAAGCCGATAACAAAATCGTTATTGCCAATGTAAAAATCAGCGGTCAGCACGCCCGTTTGATTCAGTGCAGCCCCACTAGCTTCGTTATCGAAGACCTGGATAGTAAAAACGGCACCTTTGTTAACGGTGTGCGCATTACCCGAAAAGTTGTCGATGCTACAGACAGCATTCGACTAGCCGACGCGGAGTACACGGTTGATCAATTGCTTAAACGGATCCGTACCGAGCAGGAAAAGCCAGCAATAAGTCCACCGAAGCCGCCAAAGCCAGCTGACGAAACGCCAAAAAGTAAGCCAGAACTAGACTTTACAGCGCAGTTCGCCGACTTGCAACAGGTTTACGAACAGTATCCCAAGCTTCGCCGGGATTGCCGCAACCGCGAAAAAATGATTCGCACAGGCAGTGTTATTCTTTCGTCGCTTGTGGGCGTAGGCGCGGTCCTGAGCACGGGCGGTACCGCGCTACCGCTGCTTCATATCATGTCAAGTGCGGGATTGAGCGTGCTGGTCCCCACGCTTTGTTCAACGCTTCTGTCGACCGACGAAAAGCTGGAGATCATCGATAAAGAGTACCGGGAAAAGTACCGTTGCCCTAACGCGACCTGCCGCGACCCTTTTGGTACCAGAGAATGGGAACTGCTGGCCCAGCAAAAATCCTGTCGGCGTTGTCAGGCCGTTTGGGTCAACTAATTTTTGCTTTTCCGCTCACCTTTTGCCTACGAATCCTATAAACCCACATCATCAAACATTCATCGTGTCATGACACAATTTTCTGATAAAACCGACCTTCAAACCGACGCTTATCCTATGCCACAACCATCTACTTCCGCTAAACCAGGTCTTGACGACAAACAAAAGAAAATCCTGGGCATCTCAGCAGCCGCTATCCTACTCGGCGGAGCAGCATGGGCCATTACTAAAAACCCTGGCACAGAAACCCCGAGCGAACCTCAAGACCAGGCTGAAATTTCAACATTACCTGAGGACATTGATGTGGCGGGGAAAGTGACCGATTCTATGTCATTCGGTCAGGCTTTTGAAGCCGCTCGCGATGAAGTAGGTATGGGCGGTTTGTTTAGCTGGCACGGTCGCTGGTATAATACGTTCGACAAAGAAGAATGGAGTAGCCTGTCGCTTGAGCAACGCCAGGAATTCACCGAAATGATCACGCAGGAACATCTGCCCGTAAAACCCTATCAGGGTTCAATACCCACTGCGAGTGAGCCAACAGTTTCTGATGATCCAGCGCCCACCGAACCTACGATTATTGAAGGCCATCTGAACGGTCAGCGAGTGATGGGTCTCGATTTTGATCAGGATGGCATAATTGACACGCTCGTTCTGGAAGGGGAAGATGGCTACACGTACCGCGTGGTCGACGCAACCGGCGATCAGGGACTTGACACGGTGTACCGCTACGATCCACTTGACGGTGAGTTAGTAGGTGCCTCAAAAATAGAGCACCCCTTCATACTGACTAACGACCAATTCGATCAGGGTCTGGAAGAAAACATGCCCAAAGAAGCCGTTGATTCCGTGCTTGAGCCGGACGATGCTCCGGTCGATGTGCACCAAGCCGATGACGAACAGGACGATGATGATATCGATACGGATACGAATCACTACCTGACTCACTCAGCCGAATCAGACGATACGTATATCAACAATGGTGATGTCCGCGACATGGACGAATAGTAAGCATGAGTGGATTTAAAACAACGCTTATTACCTGTCAGCAGTGCAATCGCCGGATTATGGTCAGAACCGCCGATGCTGAACGGGGGTCGATAACCTGTTCGCACGTCGGATGCGGAGCCACCAATACGTTGACAAGCGGATTTTACTACGACGAAAGCCTGTTGAACGGTCTTCCTGGATTCGGGCAGCTAACGTATTTGGGTAGTACGCCAACGACTTTCGCGCTACAATTTGGCAATAACACGATAGGCACGTCCGAGTCCTGCGTCGTTCAGCTTGATCGGTTTATGCATAACGGTCGGTGCTTCATCAGTCGGCGGCACTGTACGCTGACCGTAACGTTCGATAAATGGTCGGGTCAGTTGCGGTATCAGCTTCAGGATGGTGTTCCTGACCCGGTCACGGGAGAGCAGCAGTCGAGCCTCAACGGGACCTTGCTCAACGGAACCTCCTTGCAGAAAACGGAAATTATCGATGTCGCCGACGGCGAAATCATTGCACTAGGTGGTGCTGACCGCTTTCTCCTGAAGCATTTTATGATCAATCCAGTGATGCTGGAGACCTATAAAACGGAGTTGGCCTTCAACCCCGACAGTACTCAATAATTTATGTTTATTCATCCATCGTTACCCCTTGCTTTTTCTCACATTGGCCAGCGAACTATCAATCAGGATACGTTGTATCCGGCGGTAGGTTTAGCCAACGAGCAGACGCAGCTTTTTATCGTTTGCGACGGTATGGGAGGAGCGGATAAAGGAGAGATTGCCAGTCAGTTGTTGTGCGAAGCCGTTGCCCGTTATGCCTCATCATTGGATTATCCTGTCTTTGATGCAGTCCATTTAAAAACGGCTCTTGATATGGCCTATCAGGCTTATACCGATTATCTAGGCGAACACCCGTTCGTGAGCCGCATGGGGTCTACGCTGGCATTGCTTCAATTGCATCAGCAGGGCGTTACAGCAGCGCACATTGGCGACAGTCGAATCTATCAAGTGCGGGCTGGAAAGATCGTCTTTCAGACGCAGGACCATAAACAGGTAAACGACATGGTAGAGGCCGGAATTATCACGGCTACTCAGGCACTGACTCATCCGTGGCGAAACCGGCTTAGTCGGGCTGTGGTAGCCAGTTCGGATAAGAAAGAAACGAAATCGGTACCCGACAGCACCGTCCTGACCGATGTTCGGGAAGGCGACTATTTTTTTATGTGTACAGATGGTGCGCTGGAGCGGCTCGACGAATACGCGCTGGAAACGGTGCTGGCGCAGGATATACCGGACATGGCTAAGTTACAGGCCCTGCTCAGCTTATGCGACGGGCACACGAAAGACAACTATTCAGGCTACCTGATTGGCGTTAAACAGGTAACGCAGCAAAAATCCATTTTAGCTTCTATCTTTTCTTAAACGATGCTGGCTTATTTGATGAGTTGTCTGGGTATTTTGCTGGCTGGGCTTGCTCCCACTCCACAGCCGCAGACGTACGCCGTTGTAGTTGGTATTTCGGATTACAAAGAGCTGACCAGCCGGAACGGCGATTTACGCTACGCCGACAGAGATGCCCGACAGGTTGTATCGTTTTTACAAAGCCGGTCGGGCGGATTGTTACCAGCTTCGCATATTCGGTTCTTAACGAACCAGCAGGCTACCTACGCGAATATCCGACAGGCGTTAACGCTCTTTAAACAGGCGCAAGCCGGTGATCGCGTTATTTTTTACTTTTCCGGTCATGGCCTGCCTAGCAGCTTCGTTCCCTACGACGTTCGTTTGGACAATCAGCAAGGTTTGTTGACGCATCAGGCGATCAAAGAAGCGTTTCGACAATCCGAAGCAGCCACAAAGTTGTGTATCGCCGATGCCTGTTTGTCGGGTAGTATGACGCAGCCGCAGACGAGCCAGCGAAACCTGTTGAAAACAGTCGGCAGCAGCCTTAGCGATGACACCAACGTGGCCATGATCCTCGCCAGCCGATCTACCCAGAGTGCCGTTGAGACGGGCCGGTTGGCGGGTGGTGCGTTTACCTATTACTTGCTGAAGGGATTGCATGGCCACGCTGATCTCGACAAAAATAAAATTGTAACGATTCGGGAATTGCACGCTTACGTATCGCCCCGAGTCCGGCAGGAAACCCGTGGTCATCAGACCCCTATTTTTTACGGTCGATTTTCGGATGATCTGGGCCTGGCCTACCTCTGAATTCGGCAATGTGCAACAGAACCCAATAGTATGAGTCAACCCTTTACTTCTTTTCAGGACTTTAAACGACGATATCCAATCCGGCCCAATGACGAAGGTGCGTTATTGGGCAGTGGATCGTATGGGCGCGTCATTAAAGTCGAAGATCAGCTCGAAACGGAATGGGTAGCCATTAAAATCAGTGAGTTTAAAGGGAATGACCCGAAATCGTTGAAAGCCGAAGTCGAACTGGCTCAGCGGATCGCCCGTCAGGCCAACATTGCCCGCTACGACGCCTGCTACCGGCTTGAGACGGACACCAGCATCAGCGATTTTGCCATCATGAAGTATTATCAAGATGGTAACCTCGCTGATTTGCTACGTCGCCAGGCGTTGACGCCCGCTCAGATTTACGACATCACGAAGGGAATTCTGCTTGGCCTCCAGCACCTGCATCGGCACCGGATTGTTCACCGGGATTTCAAACCAGCTAATATTCTTATCTCGCGTGACAACGCCGGACGATTCATTCCTAAAATAGCGGATTTCGGCCTGAGTAAACTGGTCAGTGATGACGAACTCGACAGCTCTGATTTCGACCTGAGCGACGGGCGGGGTACGCCTTCCTACAAAGCGCCCGAACAGATTGAAGGAAGCCGGGTAAGTTTCAACCTGGACTTGTGGGCCTTTGGCGTTATCCTGTACGAGCTGCTCACGGGCGAAAAACCGTTTCAGGCCGACTTACGGAACAGCAGTGAACAGTCGGCGCGACGCGAGATCGAGAAAAAGATTATTACCGTCGATTTACCCGCTCGGGTGAAGCAGATTGAAGAACCGTACCAAACCATGATCAGGCGGTGTCTGGTTCGGGATATTCACGAACGCGTTCGGAAAGAGGATGAACTGCTCGACCTTCTCGACAACATTCCGCAGCTATTGAGTGAGGCTCAAAAACGGGCTGATCGGCACGAATACGAGAAGGCAATTCCGCTGTTCGAGCAAATCCTGACTAAGCGCGAGCATCATGCTGCGGCACAGAAGGGTTTGGAATCAGCCAAGCTGGGGGTTAACCGACAGCAGCTTAAGAAGCTATTGACCGAAGCAACTAACCTGACGACCCAGCACCGATTTGAACAGGCCAAGACTCTTTATGAGCAGGTATTGCGCCTTTCTCCCGATCTATCAGAGGCTATTGAAGGCTTAACGTTCTGTATTGAACAGCTACGGCCTAAATCCTTGGTTGTTCAGGATCCGGAACGCACGGATATGTATCAGGAAGACGCAACTGATGTTTATGTAGCTCCATCGGTTATCCCGGCTCCGGCTACGACTGTCCCAAAGCAACCGGTTTTAGTCGAAAAAGACACCCCAAAAAAGCCAGTTCTCCCACCGGTTGTTGCCGTTCCCGTGAGTGACGGGATGCTCCAGCAGCCTGCGATTCCAAAGCTTGGCAAACCGTTTCCCTGGCGCATAGTCGCCCCAGTGGCTATCGGCCTGGGAGCCGTTGTTATCTACTTTAATGTAAGTTCTGGACCGACAGGGACTTCAAACGTAGCAGGTTCTAAAACGTCAACAGCTACCCTTGCTCCTGCTACACCGAAATCTTCTGCACCAGATCCTAAAACAGAGGCTGGGTCAGCGCCATTGACGTTGGGAGAGAAAAAGAGCGCGCTCAAAGAGCAGGTTGACGAGATTTTTAACGCAGCCCGACGCGCTTTTCAAAAGAAGAATTTTAAACAAACGACTACCCTAACAGCCAGCGCCTTACAGCTTGACCCTACCCGGCAAGATGTTAGCCGGTTGCATAGCATTGCGCTTCAGGAACTTGCTAAATCCGGCGTAGACGCACCAAAAGAAAACGAGAAGCCAATCGCAGTTGTAGCAGCGCCTGTACTTACCTCGGAGTCGCCAAAGCCCGTAGTCGCTGAATCAACTAAAGAATCGGCTAAAGAGACGACAGGCAATGCCAAACAACAAGCGCAGTCCGCTTACGATCAGCTCATTGAAGACGGGCGGCAGGCAATCGCGAAGGGTAACAATAAAGCGAAAGCCATAGCTGATTTCAGCAGTGCCCGCGCGTTGGCCAAAGAGCATGATCTGAACACGACCAAAGCAGACGAGGCTTACAACACGTACCTGAGTAAAGGCAACAAAATCTTTGACAGCGATGACTTCGACGCGGCCAAAGAATGGTATAAAGTTGCTCAGTCGCTCAAGGAAACACGGGAAGTGCAAAGCAAAATCAAACAGTGCAATAATCAATAATCAACTCTAATGACCAAACCTGTTTACTTACTAGTTTCTTTCTTATTACTAACTGCTCCGATGGTGTCGGCGGTTGCTTTTGACCGGGCTTCCGTGACAACATCAGTAGCCGATGAAGAGTATGACCGTTACAAAAAAAGAGGTGACGATTTTTTTAAGGAAGGGAAATACCAGGAAGCTCGCCGACAGTACCAGAACTGCCTTGAGGTACCCGGCTTTGAAAACGACGCCTACGCCACGAAACAAATCGACGAATGCTCTAAAGCACTAAGCCTGCGTCAACAAGCAACCGAAGCCCTGAAACAAAACAAAAATCAGGAAGCGATTCAGATCCTGAATCAGCTGTTGACACGCAATCCGGGTGATAATATTAGCAGAGAACAATTAGCGGATTACTACGAAGCTCAGGGTAACCAACTGTCCAATCAGAAAAATTATACGGCGGCCCGAGAGATCTACACTCAGGCACTTAAGTACGCTACCACTACGACTCGGCAGGAATCGCTGCGCCTTCAAATTGCAAACACCAGTAATGTTCAGAGACCGGCCAAGAATATTGGTATAAAAGTGTTTACAGGATTGGTTGCCGTTGGCGCGGGTGCTTTTGCAGTGTTACTGCGGAACGATTACCGAAATAAGCTAAACACGCTGAATCAGATTAGCCAGACGGCTGATCCTACCGGAACGGGAATTATCAGCGACGATGGGCTATACCAGCAATACAACGCGGCTTACGGCGCGGTTGAGTCGGCTCAGAAACGGAATAGCTTATACAAAGCAAGCTTAGGCGTCGCAGCGGTGGCGACCATCGCCGAACTGTATTTGTTGCTGCACAAGCCGAAGAAAGCGCCACGCACAACCGGTTTCCATTGGCAGCCCTCGTCGCAGTCATTGGGTGTAGCGGTTCACTACACATTCTAATCCATAATTATCTAGCTCTATCCAGTTGAACTGACGATACTTTTAATAAAGATGAAAAAAACACTACGTACCTATATAGTCGGTATTCTTATTAGCAGCCTCTGTGGCCTGACACTCTGGTCCTGCGACCCGTGGGAACTTCCTACACGAAAAGAGCGACGCAACTGCGTTACCCCTTCAGGCGAACTTGTTACACAAATTCAGCAACTTAAAGTAGATTTTTCGATAAGTAAAAGTGCAGGTACAATTGACCAAGTGATATGGGACTTTGGCGACGGGACGAACGCGACTACTATTGGCACGACTACTAGCCATACCTACGCTAAAACAGGTACGTATACAGCAAAGGCTAAATTAACAAACTCATGTCAGAAAGATATTGGAATTCAGGCCACTGTAAACGTCAATAATGCAGTACAGCCTGCTGTGAGCATACAGCCTGCTACCGATATAACTAGAAGTTCAGCAGCCATACGTATGGCCGTCACATCTACAGGTAACTCTACAATTGTCCGCTACGGTATATGTTATTCAACCACAAACACAAACCCGGAAGTCGGTAAGACTGACGTATCTATACTTGACAAGACAGACGCTGTTTCATTAAATAATCCTGTCTCGTTTGCAATCCCAAATCTTCAGCCAAATACGACATATTACGTGCGAAGCTTTGCTATTAATGAAGCAGGTATAATTAGTTACAGCGATCCCATACAATTTAAGACAGGCTATAATCCTTCCGTTTCCAGCGGTGGTAGTCCAACAGTGGGGTCTACAACAGCGACGGTGGGTTTTATCCTTAATGATGCGGGCAATCCAGCCGCCATTCAGTACGGCGTGCTTTATTCATCGAGCAACAGCACACCTAGTATGGATAATTCAGGGCCGGGCGTTACGGTGAATAATCCAAATGTCGGTGCAAGCACACCCGTCAACTTAACTGATCTGAAACCAAATACGACGTACTACTACCGATCCTACGCAAAATTGCCATCGGGTGAAATTGTTCCAGGCCCAATTAATACATTCACTACGCAGGCAGACGCTGTTGCGAACGGACTGATAGCCTACCTACCGTTCACGGATAGATCGTTGCTGGACGTTAGTGGTAACAACAATCACGCTAATCTAGTTGACAGCCCTACGTTTACCACTGACCGGAGAGGAAAGTCAAATGCAGCCATCCAACTGGATGGCGTGAATGACTACTTCTACATGGTAGACAACAGCACCCTACTTCTTGACGCGTTCACGATCAGCATATGGATAAGACCTAGCGCCATCAACAACGTTAACAACCGGATGCAGATTTATAACAAATCGCGCTGGAGTGACAGTAATTTCGAGATGTACAGCTCGCTCGTGAAGATTAACGAGAACGGCCCTGGGCTTACGTTCATGACTAACATCAAACAAGGTAGCAATTGTGTACCGGCTAAAGGTTGGCAGAGTTTTGAGTTTAGCAGTAATCCCCAGCTCGATGATTGGCACCATCTTGTCTTTACGTACTCGGGAAGATCAAGCCGGATGTATTTCGATAACGTCCTGATGGATCAAAATAATAATCTACCTGCTGCCAGCATGGACCGATGCCCAGGTGGCGAATTAAAGTTCGGCGCTCAGCTTCGGGATTTCCCCAATTACTTCAAAGGGGCAATGGATGAAATTCGAATCTATAACCGTGCGCTCTCCGCTAGCGAAGTACAGACGCTGTACAACCAATAAGCACAATTTATTTGCACGACTAATTAAGCAATTGACCCTGTCAATACCGACATGAAACGGTATTGACAGGGTCAATTGCTTGTTCTTGCTTTTGATATCGAGTGAATTATCGACCTCAATCGATTAAAAATTTATACAACGCCTAAAACAAAAAACGCCTAACCAGCTTTTTGTCAGCTAATTAGGCGTCTTACTTAGTAGCGGGAGCTGGACTCGAACCAGCGACCTTTGGGTTATGAGCCCAACGAGCTACCAACTGCTCCATCCCGCGATGTTTGGTTTGCAAAAGTACCACACATTTCTTAAAATGCAATACCTTTGTGCAAAAATTTTTTTATTCCTTCACTGAAACGTTTTTTTTCGAGAGAGAGTTGTTTTTAAAGCCGCTGAAAATCAGTTAGCGGGATCACCTACTCATGAATACAGAATTGATTGAAAATTTTCCGGCCAATCATAAGGCCGGCTTCGTCAGTATCGTTGGTAAGCCCAACGTCGGTAAATCAACCCTGATGAACCAACTCGTCGGTGAGCGATTGTCGATTATCACCTCCAAAGCGCAGACCACTCGCCACCGCATTATGGGTATCCTCAATGGAACGCATAATGGTCAGGACTTCCAGCTAGTTTACTCGGATACACCCGGCATTATCAAGCCTCAGTACAAACTTCACGAATCGATGATGAGCTTTGTACGCGGCTCCATCGAAGATGCGGACGTGGTTTTGTTTGTAACGGACATTTTCGAACAGCACGACGAAAATGACGTGATCGAACGGCTGCAAAAATCCGAGGTACCCATCCTGCTGTTGATCAACAAGATCGACCAGGCCACCCAGGCGCAGGTTGACGAGAAGATAGCCTATTGGCAGGAACACTTCAAGGCTCAGGAAATTATTCCGATTTCGGCGCTTAATGGCTTCAATATTGAGCGTGTCTTCGACGCGATTATCACCCGCCTGCCTCAGCACCCGCCTTATTTCCCGAAAGACGAGCTGACCGATAAACCCGAGCGCTTCTTTGCTTCGGAAATTATTCGCGAAAAGATTTTCCTGAATTACAAGAAAGAAGTTCCTTACAGCAGTGAGGTCGTTGTCATCGGCTTCAAAGAGAAAGATGACATCATTGTCATTCAGGCAGAAATTCTGGTCGAACGCGCTACGCAGCGTGCCATTTTACTCGGCGAAGGTGGGAAAATGATCAAGAAAACGGGGATTATGGCGCGCGAAGAGCTGGAGCGCTTCTTCGGTAAAAAAGTATTTTTAGAACAATTCGTTAAAGTAGAACCCGATTGGCGGCAGAAAGATCGAATGCTTAAGCGGTTAGGTTACGACGAATAGTATCAGAATTGAGGACAGCCAAGTGTCAGTGCCCGGTGCTCTAACACTTATTTCTTGTTTCTCTCTTCTCACTTCTTCTTAAAAAAATGGCAAATATTGTTGCAATCGTTGGCCGCCCAAATGTGGGTAAGTCTACGCTGTTCAACCGATTGACGGAACAGCGGCAGGCCATCATGGATAACCAGAGCGGTGTTACGCGTGACCGGCATTATGGCACCGCCGAATGGAATGATAAATACTTTACGGTTATTGACACGGGCGGTTACGTCGTCGGGTCGGAAGATGTATTCGAAGAATCGATTCGCGAGCAGGTAGAGATTGCCATTCAGGAATCGACCGTCCTGTTGTTTGTTGTTGATTCTCAAACGGGTATTACGGGATTGGATGAAGATTTCGCGGATGTCCTGCGTCGGAGCAAGAAACCCGTATACGTCGTAGCCAACAAAGCTGAAACGTCGGAGCGGGCGCATAGTTCAGCGGAGTTCTACGCCCTTGGCCTGGGTGAGCCTTATCCTATCTCGTCCATGACGGGTACCGGAACGGGTGATCTTCTGGATGAAGTGATCAAGCATTTTCAGACGGAAGGCGTGGCCGATCCGGATGCTGGTGTTCCCCGCATCGCTATTCTTGGCCGCCCCAACGTGGGTAAATCGTCGTTTCTGAACGTGCTGACGGGGCAGGACCGCAGTATCGTAACCGACATTGCCGGTACAACCCGCGACGCGATTAACACTCGTTACCGTGCTTATGGCAAAGATTTTATCCTGACCGATACCGCAGGTATCCGCCGGAAAGCGCGTATTCAGGATAACATCGAGTTCTATTCGACGCTACGGTCGTTGAAGGCGATGGAAGAATCGGATGTTTGTATCATCATGCTCGATGCAACGCGTGGTCTCGAAGCGCAGGATCTGAATATTATTGGACAAGCCGTAAAGGCGAAGAAGGGTGTTGTGATCATGGTCAATAAGTGGGACGCCGTTGAGAAAGACCACCGTACCGCCGACATCCTGCGCAAAGAAATGATTCAGCGGATGATGCCCATCGATTACCTGCCAATCATTTTTGCGTCTGTGCACGAAAAGCAGCGGATTTTTCAGGTAATGGAAAAAGCGATGGAGGTTTACGAAAATAAGAGTAAGAAAATTACTACATCCAAGCTGAACGAAGCGATACAGCCAGAAATTGAAGCGTACCCTCCCCCGTCGCTAAAAGGCAAGCAGATCAATATCAAGTACATGTTGCAGGTTCCAACGCCTTCACCGACGTTCGTGTTCTTCTGTAACCTGCCCCAGTACGTACAGGAGTCGTATCAGCGCTATCTGGAAAATAAAATCCGGGCTCATTTCGACTTTACGGGTGTACCCATCACCCTGTTTTTCCGGCAGAAGTAATTCGCTTTTTTGATTAGACTCAGTCAGTTGACGGTTTCAGCCATAAGCTGCTTACCTCTACCACCTGATTGAGTCTAATTCGTTTGATTCCCATCCTTGCATGGCTCAGCAACCCACTCGAGCTTATTATTGGCTTGGTGCCTTTCTGGTATTTCTGGCGGCTTTTTGCTTTGCCATGAAGGGTATACTCATCAAGCTGGCTTATCAATATCCCATTGACTCTATTTCGCTACTTACCTTACGGATGCTGACTGCCTTGCCGTTCTATGTAGCTATCGCGTTTAATCTTGCCCGAAAGCATCCGCCTGTTCAACTGACACTCCAACAATGGCTTGTACTGGCCATACTTGGCATTACGGGCTATTACCTGGCCAGTTTTTTTAACTTTTTGGGATTGGTGTACATTACAGCGGGTCTGGAACGCATCCTGCTGTTTGTGTATCCGACTTTTGTTCTGCTTATGAATGCGCTCGGATTTGGCCGGCGTGTAAGCCGGTTGCAAATCATGGCACTCCTGCTTACCTACGCGGGTATTCTCCTGGCGTTTGTGGGTAATATTGAAACCACCACCCAAAAAGACGTAATGCTTGGCGCTTTCTGGGTTATCCTAAGCGGTCTGGCTTATGCCGTCTATCTGGTCGGTAGCGACCGGATGATCGCACGAATCGGCTCCCAGCGCTTTACGTGCTACGCTATGATCGCAGCGACCGTTCCAACGGTCATTCACTGCGCAATGGTCAACGGCCTGCATCTGGAAGGCTATCCAGCACCAGTCTATGGATTGGGATTAGGCATGGGGATTTTTGTAACCGTTATCCCTACGTTTATGATTGCCGAGGGTATAAAGCGGGTTGGTTCCGGCAATGCTTCGATTATTGCAAGCATTGGTCCAATCTTCACCATCATCCTGGCGACGACCATTCTTCACGAGACAATCAGTGATGCGCAAATTGTGGGTACACTTTTTGTTTTATTTGGTGTGTTTTTAATTAGCTATCGGGGCAACCGAAAAACAGAGGTAGCAACCAAGAATTAATCAAAAGTTACACTTTCGTAAGTACCGTATAATAAATGAAAACCGGTAAAAATACTCCTATTGGACGTATAAATATATTCTCATTGGCAAATAAGATACATCGAATTACCTTTAGATAAATTCTACCTCGCATTCAAGAACTTAATAATCCTTAGTGAAGTAATTAGCCTAACTTTCTTAAAACGCACACCTATAAAGTTACTGACGTATGGCTACCGAGACGAACATGGAGGAAGAAAAACGCATTGACAAAGCGGCTTACGTGCTAAAAGCCGTAGCCCATCCGCTGCGCATTAAAATCATTCAGATGTTAAATGACAACAAAGAACTGAATGTATCAACGATCTACAAGAATCTAAATGCTGAACAGTCGCTTATCTCGCATCATCTGATCAATATGCGGGATAAGGGTATTTTAGATATTCGACGTAGCGGAAAGAACATTTACTACTTCTTGGTAGA contains the following coding sequences:
- a CDS encoding FHA domain-containing protein, translating into MSGFKTTLITCQQCNRRIMVRTADAERGSITCSHVGCGATNTLTSGFYYDESLLNGLPGFGQLTYLGSTPTTFALQFGNNTIGTSESCVVQLDRFMHNGRCFISRRHCTLTVTFDKWSGQLRYQLQDGVPDPVTGEQQSSLNGTLLNGTSLQKTEIIDVADGEIIALGGADRFLLKHFMINPVMLETYKTELAFNPDSTQ
- a CDS encoding tetratricopeptide repeat protein; protein product: MTKPVYLLVSFLLLTAPMVSAVAFDRASVTTSVADEEYDRYKKRGDDFFKEGKYQEARRQYQNCLEVPGFENDAYATKQIDECSKALSLRQQATEALKQNKNQEAIQILNQLLTRNPGDNISREQLADYYEAQGNQLSNQKNYTAAREIYTQALKYATTTTRQESLRLQIANTSNVQRPAKNIGIKVFTGLVAVGAGAFAVLLRNDYRNKLNTLNQISQTADPTGTGIISDDGLYQQYNAAYGAVESAQKRNSLYKASLGVAAVATIAELYLLLHKPKKAPRTTGFHWQPSSQSLGVAVHYTF
- a CDS encoding caspase family protein, with the translated sequence MLAYLMSCLGILLAGLAPTPQPQTYAVVVGISDYKELTSRNGDLRYADRDARQVVSFLQSRSGGLLPASHIRFLTNQQATYANIRQALTLFKQAQAGDRVIFYFSGHGLPSSFVPYDVRLDNQQGLLTHQAIKEAFRQSEAATKLCIADACLSGSMTQPQTSQRNLLKTVGSSLSDDTNVAMILASRSTQSAVETGRLAGGAFTYYLLKGLHGHADLDKNKIVTIRELHAYVSPRVRQETRGHQTPIFYGRFSDDLGLAYL
- a CDS encoding serine/threonine-protein kinase, yielding MSQPFTSFQDFKRRYPIRPNDEGALLGSGSYGRVIKVEDQLETEWVAIKISEFKGNDPKSLKAEVELAQRIARQANIARYDACYRLETDTSISDFAIMKYYQDGNLADLLRRQALTPAQIYDITKGILLGLQHLHRHRIVHRDFKPANILISRDNAGRFIPKIADFGLSKLVSDDELDSSDFDLSDGRGTPSYKAPEQIEGSRVSFNLDLWAFGVILYELLTGEKPFQADLRNSSEQSARREIEKKIITVDLPARVKQIEEPYQTMIRRCLVRDIHERVRKEDELLDLLDNIPQLLSEAQKRADRHEYEKAIPLFEQILTKREHHAAAQKGLESAKLGVNRQQLKKLLTEATNLTTQHRFEQAKTLYEQVLRLSPDLSEAIEGLTFCIEQLRPKSLVVQDPERTDMYQEDATDVYVAPSVIPAPATTVPKQPVLVEKDTPKKPVLPPVVAVPVSDGMLQQPAIPKLGKPFPWRIVAPVAIGLGAVVIYFNVSSGPTGTSNVAGSKTSTATLAPATPKSSAPDPKTEAGSAPLTLGEKKSALKEQVDEIFNAARRAFQKKNFKQTTTLTASALQLDPTRQDVSRLHSIALQELAKSGVDAPKENEKPIAVVAAPVLTSESPKPVVAESTKESAKETTGNAKQQAQSAYDQLIEDGRQAIAKGNNKAKAIADFSSARALAKEHDLNTTKADEAYNTYLSKGNKIFDSDDFDAAKEWYKVAQSLKETREVQSKIKQCNNQ
- a CDS encoding FHA domain-containing protein; amino-acid sequence: MSLSSSFVTGDQFTNLIDELSQLPIYSIGRKADNKIVIANVKISGQHARLIQCSPTSFVIEDLDSKNGTFVNGVRITRKVVDATDSIRLADAEYTVDQLLKRIRTEQEKPAISPPKPPKPADETPKSKPELDFTAQFADLQQVYEQYPKLRRDCRNREKMIRTGSVILSSLVGVGAVLSTGGTALPLLHIMSSAGLSVLVPTLCSTLLSTDEKLEIIDKEYREKYRCPNATCRDPFGTREWELLAQQKSCRRCQAVWVN
- a CDS encoding PP2C family protein-serine/threonine phosphatase, with protein sequence MFIHPSLPLAFSHIGQRTINQDTLYPAVGLANEQTQLFIVCDGMGGADKGEIASQLLCEAVARYASSLDYPVFDAVHLKTALDMAYQAYTDYLGEHPFVSRMGSTLALLQLHQQGVTAAHIGDSRIYQVRAGKIVFQTQDHKQVNDMVEAGIITATQALTHPWRNRLSRAVVASSDKKETKSVPDSTVLTDVREGDYFFMCTDGALERLDEYALETVLAQDIPDMAKLQALLSLCDGHTKDNYSGYLIGVKQVTQQKSILASIFS